TGAAGTTATTCTCTCACAGTTAGACTTTCATAATAATTTGCCTACAGCAAAAAAAGTCCTCAACCACCATTCAGAAAAAAGCTAATTCATCAAAACCACTCAGATGTTTGCTGGAAAAGAACCAGATCATTTCATCGGGTTTACGTTGATGCAAACAGCCTGAGGCTCTGTGACACAAATCAATCAGCCTCACCAACTGAAGCCTTCCACCCTCATCAAAGGGCCAGTCAGTCTCTTCTGAACTTCAGAGCAGTCTGAACACCGTTATTAGCAGCAGCGTTACTGACGAGATGTTGAGAAGGAGCGGTGGGCAAGGAAGTAATGAGGGCAGGCGTGAATGCTTCATCAAGGTGTTGGGTTTTACAGTCAGGACCACAGGACTCTTCAGTAGACAAGAAGAGTTACTGACTTTGTGAGAACAAAATTATCTCCCTCTCTGtaaatgagagagagactgcTTATCGGCCTGGCCTATTAACGAGGCTGAAATTCAGCAGTTTTACAATTAtcatatctgttttttgtctctaaTTGTCGattaaataaattgatttaaaatgcaccactttggctctgatggagcatcctctctctgcctgcagTCACCACTCCATGTTCTCACTCAACGTCCCGCCTccaacactatctgattggttacatgtcacAAGTATTAGcccatcaacactgaataatctgaatctgcaaagtaactagtaactaaagttatcacatcaatgcagtggagtggaagtataaagtagcacaaaatggaaatactcaagttactaaaaattgtacttaagtacagtaagaCACAGCTGTATAGCAGTTCCAGATATGGGTTAACGGTCTTGTTGATaactaataatcggtatcatTACTCTACGTCAAAACATGTGCAAACAATTACTTTAGGTGTATAATAAATGTATGACGGAGCTTAATAATCCATAGTGTCCCTGTACTGGTCCAGTGGTGCTGTGGCAACCTGCAGGGTTAAATCATATCCTGAACCATAAATCAGGTCAACTATGGTGGGAAGCCAGAACACGATGACAGAGGTATAACTCTGGTTCTCAACAGCagtttcaacatcaacatctgTGTGGTCACCAAGTGCACAGCAGTCAAATTATTCTCACCTGCCACAACAAACCAAAATTAAAGAGTAACTGCTCCAggttattaaaaatacaaattcaaacaTGCCTCCACAAGACACGTCTGTTATCTGTTTTCTTGTTCAGGAATCATCATCAAAAATGTCACACTGTTGGGAGGTCAGAAGTTGGAGACATGTCTTCACACTCAAGAATTTAATATTGCACAAATGGGTTTCTGACATAATATAAACAGTTAAAATGATCAAGGATTACAAAcctaaaatgaaacaaacaagaggACAGACGGCAAAGACAGTGAAAGTAACTAAACATATATGTCTGATGAGgtgagcagcacaaacacacctgtgagGATGTCAGTTCTGATTCGCCTCTGACAATTCATGGCAAACAGGGGACCTGTTGTTCTCACCTCTAGCCTGGAGTCCTGACATCGTATATGACACAGCAGCTGAATACATGCAGTCAAACATTAGCCGTTTGGATGCTGACGGAGGCTTTGTATTCATTCAGGAACCAGTGACCTGTCTGTGGTTCCCTGAGGTGACCGTAGGACTGTCACCAGGTGTGTATGGGTAATGAAATCAGTCCCTGTGGGGGAAGGGTGATAGAGGAACAACAACACGGGAGCAGTATCAGTTGACTACGGAGCTTTTCAGCTCTCAGCCCAGATCTGCTTCGAAGATTCTGGGTCAGTAGTGGCTTTTTAAAGATCTGATATGTGCCTCTGAGGAGTTTGGTGCTGCTAAATAGGTCTGTACTGGTGCCTGACACTGAAGGAGGAGCTGTCACTCTCAAAAATACTTTGAGATGTGATACACTCACATTAGATTAAACACAGTATGTAATAACTATGATTACATATCAGGTTGTTAGTAAGATCTActtaaaaagtccaaaaactactaaaaactAGTCTCAAactacaaaaaaatgttttatataccTTCAGAGAGTTATATATCTTCTTTAGCGTGTAAGACACTTACAGTAATAGGTGGAATAGTCCAACCAATGTACAGTTAATGTAGCGCAGCAGCTATATAAAGGCCCGATATTGAGAAGTTTATATTATTGATTATCAGCTGatgatgaaattaaataaagcagataatctgaagaagaagaaaagaaggaaaagaagaaggagaaggagaaggaactTCATTTTGAGAAGCAGGTTATTATTCAGTTATCTGTATTGGCAGAACAAATCTAtatcctgcagcagctgatgatAATAACGCTTAAATAAATATGCACAGATGCAACAATATGACTTAGTCAGTACCATTATCTGATATTTTCCTATTCATGATGAACAATATTGACACTGGCATAATCAAAAGTCTCAGTGCAGGTGCTGCAGAGAGACATACCTGCTCTAAAGTAACCAACATGATCTGACGTGACACCTGTGGGATCTATCGAATATCTAATAATTACAATAGTGGACCAACACAATGCTGCTTCTTTAAAGTTCATGTCAGGTACTCTGAAGACAATGTGTCATCTGACGTTCCAAATCACTCACATACAGCAGTCACTCCACACTGTTAAAGGGGCTTTACGTAACAATTTACAGCAATTTACACGTACGAATCACTTTTCTATTGGCCACATGTGAGCAGATTCTTCtgtaacatgaaaaatgaaaccttCCTCGTCTCTCGGTTGTCtctacaagcctgtggacgatgtGCTGAAGtagtttaatgctgctggactgtggattctttgtgaaggacttggaTCAGATTTTCCCCGACAGTctaaaggatgtgactttatgtacgctcacagagagcaacagtagctaatgttagtttagaaacgGAGTCTGCTAACTTAAACTAACAACTGGCTCTGAAgctcaacacagaagttcaacaGAGCTCCTTTAAGAACAGCTGATCAGCAGAGACGGAGCACAAATACAAACCTGCATCAAACTACAGACAGCAGctcaaaatgctgcagctttcACATTACTGCAGTGTTGGTGGAGTATATCATCTAACGCATGCAGTAAATGTCCAGCTTGATACTTGTTtttcaaactgttgttttttaaatgggtTTTGGTGGAAAACTACAATCAATAATAAATCAGAATAAGACTCATGTTAGCTGAGAAAAGCTGCGacaaatacatgtaaacacattcaTAACAGATATTCTGCCAGTttctttcatttactttctAAAACAGTCATCTGGTCTGTAAAACATCAGAACACAGTGCATTGTCTCAGTTCAACTATTCAGTGACTGATAACTGATTAACGTGTGGTTGGAGCAGTTAATCAGAGTTATCAGGTGGCACCAACAGGCCGTTCACTGGGTCACTAACGGGCTGAATGTAAATGAGGAGGGAGCATGAGGGGCCCCAGTCCGCAGAGGCAGAGGCCCTATAACTCTCACCAGCACCCCTGCTCCACTGGCCCACTCGCTTTGTGAAACACTTGGTGCCACAGAGAGCTTCGGCTCTGATTTCTGAGCCTTCATGCACATATGCAAAGCTGAGACTGAGCTCCACCAACATGCAACAGATCAGCAGCCTCACAGTGTTTGGAGGCTGACAGAGGACAGCCCACTGCAGGATGACAGAGTCAGATGCACCGGGGGCAGCAGGCAAGTGTCGTGATGGAAATGCTCCCAGAACAAAACCTCGTTTGTGTGATTATTGTTCGCCAGGCTCGCAATGAGGCAAAAATCCATTCCACATGATGCATTCATTGTTTTGAGCCCAACACGCACCAACACGCACCAGGCCCCGCAGCAGCCACAGCTACTGTACAAAGGCCCTCACCAACAACAAGTGAGAGCTGCTGCAACATGTAGGAGGGTCCGGCACAAACACAGGCACCATCCTGTTACTGAGTCTTACTGTACTGAGGATTACTAATGTAACTGTCTACTCACTGCTGAGTTTCATATGATGTATGTTAGACATGTTAAATTCAACAGGCAGCTGTCGCTCACTACAGGGACTTCACACGATTCGGATTTTCCATCCAAATCTGAGTCACAGTATCGCAGCTGGAGTCACCTTTCAACAGGTGACGAGGCATTAAAGTGCAGTTTAAAGGAGAAGTCGCTGCAGATCCCGCTGCACGCAGCCACTAAGGCCACATGACAGCAGgactcctgctgctgccgcgGCTCTGCGCTCACCTCGATCCATGTCTGCGCCTCCTGGACCGCGGAGTCTGCGGCCGACTGGCTGATCCCAGgctggtgctgatgagacgcTCCTGTGTCTGAAACCGGACTTGCCATTGGCGAAGAGGCTCCGCTCTCCCGAACTGCAGCCTGTCAGAAACTGGACTGTGTGAACGCAGCTCGGTGCCGAGTTATTCCACCGGAACGAGCCGTGCAGCGTCGGTCAGCGCTCCGCTCCGTCGGGTGGAGGTGTTGCAGCAGCACCGGCGAGGCGGACGAACAGCTCCTGCTCTCCGGTGTCGCGAGCGAGCAGACAACCGGCGTCAAGCCAGCCAGAGACACCGGCAGGCTTCCGGTGCGacgcttcaaaataaaagcacagtcGATACTGCATAATGGTGACTGTTGGAGCTATTAGTCTGTTGTTAGTTTTGGTTATTATTTAATGACAAGTAGTATTTTTTGTTCGATTATTCAagatgtttgctttatttagatTTTAGAGTTTGatagcattttattttgctaGTCTAATTAGTTCCTTCTGTAGCATGTTCACTTTTGTCTCGTTagtaatttgttttatttatgaatcTGGGCCCCTGGGGGGTATTCCAGAAAGCGGGTTTTgtgaaaactctgagtttgtgAACCCTGAGATGAGAGAAACTCTGAGTCTTCAGGTCCAGAAAGAGAGGTACCTTAGACTCTGGGTCTGTTTCTGCGGTACTGACTCTGTGAACTCACCTGCTCACCGGCAGGTTTACCTGAAGCAGCCCTGAGTGTGACGGAGCTGTCTGACAGCGGCTGTGCTTTCCTTCAGTCCGATCACGTTGTGATGTGATCGCTCCCTGACGAGGACCGAACCGAACAGTACCGCTCCTCATCAGTCCGTCATGTATATTCTCCGGCCGCACAGCGAGTATCAGGCCACACGTCATCGCTGACGTCTCTCAGATCGGAACCATCctcgttttgttttttaatcactgCGCAGGTTAATCGATCACCTTCCAGCAGCCAGAACAAGAGAAACAACTCACATTTCATTTGGCttctgtgtttcccacagagctgcagaagTAACCGTCAGTAGCTGCTGTATGTTTCCAACAGCGTCATTTCAAAGTCCGTGTTTCTAGTTTGCAGTATAAGATTAAATGACTGAGTTCAGTCTGTagacagtcagtgtgtgtctgcctctgaTGATGGGTCCTGGGGGAGAGACGCCCTCAGCCtccggtcacccagcgacctgacccgggaccagctcctctgcctccggtcccccagcgacctgacccgggaccagctcctcagcctccggtcacccagcgacctgacccgggaccagctcctctgcctccggtcccccagcgacctgacccgggaccagctcctctgcctccggtcacccagcgacctgacccgggaccagctcctctgcctccggtcacccagcgacctgacccgggaccagctcctctgcctccggtcacccagcgacctgacccgggaccagctcctctgcctccggtcccccagcgacctgacccgggaccagctcctcagcctccggtcccccagcgacctgacccgggaccagctcctcagcctccggtcacccagcgacctgacccgggaccagctcctctgcctccggtcccccagcgacctgacccgggaccagctcctctgcctccggtcacccagcgacctgacccgggaccagctcctctgcctccggtcacccagcgacctgacccgggaccagctcctctgcctccggtcccccagcgacctgacccgggaccagctcctctgcctccggtcacccagcgacctgacccgggaccagctcctcagcctccggtcacccagcgacctgacccgggaccagctcctctgcctccggtcccccagcgacctgacccgggaccagctcctcagcctccggtcacccagcgacctgacccgggaccagctcctctgcctccggtcacccagcgacctgacccgggaccagctcctctgcctccggtcccccagcgacctgacccgggaccagctcctctgcctccggtcacccagcgacctgacccgggaccagctcctcagcctccggtcacccagcgacctgacccgggaccagctcctctgcctccggtcccccagcgacctgacccgggaccagctcctcagcctccggtcacccagcgacctgacccgggaccagctcctctgcctccggtcacccagcgacctgacccgggaccagctcctctgcctccggtcacccagcgacctgacccgggaccagctcctcagcctccggtcacccagcgacctgacccgggaccagctcctctgcctccggtcccccagcgacctgacccgggaccagctcctcagcctccggtcacccagcaacctgacccgggaccagctcctcagcctccggtcacccagcgactgacccgggaccagctcctcagcctccggtcatccagcgacctgacccgggaccagctcctctgcctccggtcacccagcgacctgacccgggaccagctcctctgcctccggtcacccagcgacctgacccgggaccagctcctcagcctccggtcacccagcgacctgacccgggaccagctcctctgcctccggtcacccagcaacctgacccgggaccagctccactgcctccggtcacccagcgacctgacccgggaccagctcctcagcctccggtcacccagcgacctgacccgggaccagctcctctgcctccggtcccccagcgacctgacccgggaccagctcctctgcctccggtcacccagcgacctgacccgggaccagctcctcagcctccggtcacccagcgacctgacccgggaccagctcctcagcctccggtcatccagcgacctgacccgggaccagctcctctgcctccggtcacccagcgacctgacccgggaccagctcctcagcctccggtcacccagcgacctgacccgggaccagctcctctgcctccggtcacccagcgacctgacccgggaccagctcctctgcctccggtcccccagcgacctgacccgggaccagctcctctgcctccggtcacccagcgacctgacccgggaccagctcctcagcctccggtcacccagcgacctgacccgggaccagctcctcagcctccggtcatccagcgacctgacccgggaccagctcctctgcctccggtcacccagcgacctgacccgggaccagctcctcagcctccggtcacccagcgacctgacccgggaccagctcctcagcctctggtcacccagcgacctgacccgggaccagctcctctgcctccggtcacccagcgacctgacccgggaccagctcctcagcctctggtcacccagcgacctgacccgggaccagctcctctgcctccggtcacccagcgacctgacccgggaccagctcctcagcctccggtcacccagcgacctgacccgggaccagctcctctgcctccggtcacccagcgacctgacccgggaccagctcctctgcctctggcggacgtggtggaggtggaggtggaggtggaggtgagcaCCACCTCATGTTCATCCACTCAGCAGGATGTTAGGACACAGGTGATGTTAGGACACAGGTGATGTTAAAATATCCACTGAAtaaacttttactttgtttaatatgtgaaataaaaccaaagtgaGGAGCCATCGTGagactgtttttatatttcattttcagccgatttaaataaaataaaataaaataaaataacattcaaccacttcctcaaAGGCTAACATAAAAGAAAGTgatgttaaattcaaaatgaaaagacgACCATCACTCCGACATCCAAAACTGTCAGTGGTTTTTATTACGGCCGTGTTactttttttccagaaaatgtctgcttcctgttttctcccctgttgccatggtgaatcACAGTGTCGGAGCTCCATTGATGACGGCTTTTTACTAGTCGTCAGGCACGAGCTCAACTCAGAGTTAACACACTCAGAGTGACTGACCTAACTCAgatcagctgttctggagctgaAAACTCAGAGTTTCACTTCACAGGTGAGTCAACTCAGAGTTCAGGGTTAGCTCAGAGTCTGTTGAGCCTCCTTTCTGGAACAGCCCTCTGAGGTTATACAGGCAGCAGGACAGGTGTAGGACCATAATGCAGCTGAGGTTATACAGGCAGCAGGACAGGTGTAGGACCATGATGCACCTGAGGTTATACAGGCAGCAGGACAGGTGTAGGACCATGATGCAGCTGAGGTTATACAGGCAGCAGGACAGGTGTAGGACCATGATGCACCTGAGGTTATACAGGCAGCAGGACAGGTGTAGGACCATGATGCAGCTGAGGTTATACAGGCAGCAGGACAGGTGTAGGACCATGATGCAGCTGAGGTTATACAGGCAGCAGGACAGGTGTAGGACCATGATGCACCTGGGTGGCCTGTGTTTTTTAccagagcaggagaggctgcagatttcctctgttctttgttctttgtttcttggaaaataaatcatgaaaaccAAAAGAACATTGAACTTCTTCTGCCTGTGTACATTACAAGCCCATGGTGAAGTTtgatttaaagtttgatttCAATTATTCAACAAAATGGCCGCTACATTTAATTCCAACATAACTTTTACATGCCTTGTGACACTTTTACATTACAATTGCTGAAAATTATTGTTGTGagtcacaaaaatgtaaaacttagTGTCTATTGCTCAAAAATCAGCTCGCGTCAGTAGTAGCCTAGCCAAAGCCTGCAGGTAAACTCCCAACACCGCCAACCTCCCACCAATATGAAGTCATTTCCAGATTTCTCAAAAAATCCTTTATCCATCTGAAATCAAACAGATTTAAATGGCTGCTCAGTTTAAGGTGTTTCAGTTCCAATCATCAATGGCAACCATGCCTTTATTTTGGCGGTACAAAGGTACAAAAATCTTGAGTACACAAGAAAGAAAGGTAATCGCTAATTGTTTATTGCTTATTTATTAACTGTGTGAGCTGGAAAATATAGTTAATCTCATTATGAAATAAGAAATAGTACACacaagaaaatgtgattaatgAAGATAAGTGAGAGCAAAATCTAAATTTGGAGGTGAACTGAACAATAAGGACACACTAATACCGCTGATGTTAGCCCATGTAGCTATGCTAATGCTGAACAAAACGCGATTAAAAAAACGTATTAATGTACAGCCTAAATGTTTTAATTCTGACAATCTTGGCGGCCTTTAAAATTCTGGCTATATTTGTATACTACAATAAAACATCACCTAATAAGCTAACTGGTACTAGCTAGGCTAACCCAGCATCCTGAATGGTTGTTCTTTAAACACGTGAGAACTAATAAGTGTCATTAGTGATGCTATCTGTCAATGTAATTAGCCCACTGCCCATTAGCTTCCGCTACTCCAGCCATTTGTCGAAGCTCTTATTTTGGTGGTAAACTGGCTTTGTTTCCGGTGGTGACGTAGCTGTCCCTGGTTAACTTGACGCAGCAGGACGGACAGGACCGCAGTATGATTCGCACCAATGGCCCAAAATACACAGAGCAGCCGCTCCGCCACCAGCCAGCGAGGGCAGCAACACACCGGGGACCTGCAGCCACTGGCCCCTGTGTCAGCGAGGGGCCTGTGAGGCGTCAGCGAGGGGCCTGTGAGGGGTCTGTGTGGGGCCTGTGAGGGGCCTGTGAGGGGTCTGTGTGGGGCCTGTGAGGGGCCTGTGAGGGGCCTGTGAGGGGCCTGTGAGGGGTCAGTGAGGGGCCTGTGAGGGGTCTGTGAGGGGCCTGTGTGGGGCCTGTGAGGGGCCTATGAGGGGTCTGTGAGGGGCCTGTGAGGGGCCTGTGAGGGGTCGGTGAGGGGCCTGTGTGGGGCCTGTGAGGGGCCTATGAGGGGCCTATGAGGGGCCTGTGAGGGGCCTGTGAGGGACCTGTGAGGGGCCTGTGAGGGGCCTGTGTGGGGCCTGTGAGGGGTCTGTGAGGGGCCTGTGAGGGGCCTATGAGGGGTCAGTGAGGGGCCTGTGAGGGGCCTATGAGGGGTCTGTGAGGGGTCGGTGAGGGGCCTGTGTGGGGCCTGTGAGGGGCCTATGAGGGGTCTGTGAGGGGCCTGTGAGGGGCCTATGAGGGGTCAGTGAGGGGCCTGTGAGGGGCCTATGAGGGGTCTGTGAGGGGTCGGTGAGGGGCCTGTGTGGGGCCTGTGAGGGGCCTATGAGGGGTCTGTGAGGGGCCTGTGAGGGGCCTATGAGGGGTCTGTGAGGGGCCTGTGAGGGGCCTGTGAGGGGTCTGTGAGGGGCCTGTGAGGGGTCTGTGAGGGGCCTGTGAGGAGACTGTGAGGGGTCTGTGTGGGGCCTGTGAGGGGTCTGTGAGGGGCCTGTGAGGGATCAGAACGCTCTGATGTAGAGCAACAAGCTCCAGAAAGAAAGGGCCAACTCTGACCTCCAGTCACTGACATGATGAAAGGAAATCAACAAAACTATACTTGAGAAAATGTCTTTGTCTTAAATATATTCTCACGTCAGGTCAAACAGCCCTAAACCTCATGTTGAATTAGAAAACTCCACTGTAGCTGATGAAAAAGTGAATGATCTGTGAGTGTCAGGGTCGTTCTGGTAGACATAACAAactgtgttgtgacttttgagTCTTTGCTGTCGCTCCAACAgacaaatgtaataattaataattattagcTAATGAAGTTGTATCCTAAGATTAGATGATACCAGTCAAGACTTCTCCACCGGGCCCACAGGCTTCATTATATTCTTACATCTTTGCTGACCTCTGGTGGAATAATACAGCAGTGctgaaacgtgtgtgtgtgtgtgttgattttgTAAAGAGGGTGTACACACTCgtccctcctctcttctgttgCTAAGGCTGCCACTTCCTGGATCcactgtgtgtgagagtttAGACACAGTGGGCTCCTGATCTGGACGGGCAACAAGTTTTACACCTCCACTGCTGGTGTGaccagaatcagaattcctctattagtcccgcaaacgtcacagcagccaaaggacagttcaatataacaataaacaataataatagtaaaatataaacaatataatcaaaaggtaagaagaagagCTAGAGCAGAAATGGAAGTAGAATCACATATTACATAATATGTATAAACATCAACAGTGTCATTATAAACTATTCTTTGCATGCTGGTGCTTTAGTTTGGATCCTTATTTAATAGCAGTTATTATtggtaaatatatataatacattgGTTCAGTGTTGTTAAACTTCTTTAAAAAGGTACAGAACATCTAGAACCcacattgttttgatttgttatgATTTGTAActataacacaataaaaaaactctCATCAGTGTATTCTTTCTTTtgctggaggcatttcttcatcagaagtcataagACGTAGGTATGTTTGGTCTCAGTGAGtttctcccattgacttcaatacagcgtcaccacagtctggccccaGAATGACATTCGATGACATAATGACCTTCCCTGGCTGTCACCTCCCCACCCTCCCTCATGTGCTGGATGATTTGACAGCGGGACATCCCCCGCAGACCGTCTCCTGgaagcattcattcattcattcaaatcaTGCCGGACTTTCCAGGAAGCTCTCTCAAAATGTCCTTCTTAGCTGACCAGATTATTCACAAAGTCTCCTGACTAAGAAAGCAGCACTGTTGAAGCTCGAGGAGATAAGCAAATGAAGCTCCAACGAACGTTCAGTATTTAGTTCCTCTCAGCATGCTCAACCATAATtcagaaaacatgacatttcattaaacacagcagctgtgttttccTCAGCATGGTGCCTTCCATCCGACTTCCAATCTGAAAGCATTCCAGAGTCAGTTGCTCAGAAAAACATGGATGCTCGCTGCAAACTGGTGTTTGCATGGAAAGTCTGCCAACTTCACAAataactgcagcagctgatttaactgTAGAGGGCACTTCAAAAAAGACAGGATGAGTAGGCTTCTAACACATACTCTCAGAGACTTCTACTGAGCACAGATCAACTGAATGACAGTGACAACGGCAGCTACAAAGTTGTATTTTCTGCAcgtgtcacaaacaaacactatatGAAGTAAAAATTGACGAAGAGGGGAAAAGTAATTGTTCACTATGTGCGCCGCcatgctgctgtgatgtcatctgtgtaTATGTCGGTGAACATGACGGCCTACGAGGATCTTGGCCGAGTTCCCAACTTGGAAATCTGAcatgtgtcgtgtgtgtgtgtgtgtgtgtgtgtgtgtgtgagtgtgactgtgtgtgtgtgagtgtgtgtgtgtgtgactgtgtgtgtgtgtgtgagtgtgactgtgtgtgtgtgagtgtgtgtgtgtgactgtgtgtgtgtgactgtgtgtgagtgtgtgtgtgtgtgtgtgtgagtgtgactgtgtgtgtgtgagtgtgtgtgtgagtgtgagtgtgagtgtgtgtgtgtgtgagtgtgactgtgtgtgtgtgtgtgagtgtgactgtgtgtgtgtgtgtgtgtgtgtgtgtgagtgtgagtgtgtgtttgagtgtgagtgtgactgtgagtgtgtgtgtgtgtgtgtgtgactgtgtgtgtgtgtgagtgtgtgtgtgactgtgtgagtgtgtgtgtgtgtgtgtgagtgtgactgtgtgtgtgtgtgtgtgtgtgtgtgtgtgtgtgagtgtgactgtgtgtgagtgtgtgtgtgtgtgactgtgtgtgtgtgtgtgtgtgtgactgtgtgtgtgtgtgtgactgtgtgtgtgtgagtgtgtgtgtgtgtgtgtgtgtgactgtgtgtgtgtgtgtgtgagtgtgtgtgtgtgtgtgtgactgtgtgtgtgtgtgtgagtgtgactgtgtgtgtgtgtgagtgtgtgtgtgtgtgtgagtgtgtgtgtgtgtgtgtgtgtgtgtgactgtgtgtgtgtgtgtgagtgtgactgtgtgtgtgtgagtgtgagtgtgtgtgtgtgtgtgtgtgtgtgagtgtgagtgtgtgtttgagtgtgactgtgtgtgtgtgagtgtgtgtgtgtgtgtgtgagtgtgactgtgtgtgtgtgtgagtgtgtgtgtgtgtgtgtgagtgtgactgtgtgtgtgtgtgtgtgtgtgtgtgtgtgtgagtgtgactgtgtgtgagtgtgtgtgtgtgtgactgtgtgtgtgtgtgtgtgtgtgactgtgtgtgtgtgtgtgactgtgtgtgtgactgtgtgtgagtgtgtgtgtgtgtgtgtgtgactgtgtgtgtgtgtga
This window of the Pagrus major chromosome 18, Pma_NU_1.0 genome carries:
- the LOC141013057 gene encoding uncharacterized protein, whose translation is MRETLSLQVQKERYLRLWVCFCAPQPPVTQRPDPGPAPQPPVIQRPDPGPAPLPPVTQRPDPGPAPQPPVTQRPDPGPAPQPLVTQRPDPGPAPLPPVTQRPDPGPAPQPLVTQRPDPGPAPLPPVTQRPDPGPAPQPPVTQRPDPGPAPLPPVTQRPDPGPAPLPLADVVEVEVEVEKMSASCFLPCCHGESQCRSSIDDGFLLVVRHELNSELTHSE